The genomic region CTGTATCGTCTTCACGACACTCTATTCCTAAAGCCCCTTGACCAATTGCAGGAACGAGTAAATCCGCATCAAGATAACTCGTCACAATATCATCAGACCAACCCATGCGCTTAAGTCCAGCAGCTGCTAAAAGAATGGCGTCATAATCTTCCTCATGCAACTTTTTTAATCGTGTGTCTATGTTTCCTCGAATCCACTTGATTTCAAGGTTAGGAAATTGCGCAAGGATTTGTGCACCTCGACGTAATGAACTTGTTCCAATAACACTTCCATCTGGTAGTTGGTCTAATGGCACGTGGTTTTTGGCTATATAAGCATCAAATGGATTCTCTCGATCAGGAATACAACCAAGTGTTAGACCTTTAGGCAACTCACTCGGTACATCTTTCAAAGAATGCACAGCCATATCAATAGAATGATTAAAAAGCTCATTTTGTATCTCTTTTACAAATAATCCTTTCCCCCCTACTTTAGATAATTGACGATCAACAATTTGATCTCCTTTAGTTACAATTTCTTTAATTTTAATATCTAGTGTAGGGTCTATCTCTTTCAAACGTGCTATAAACTGTTTTGTTTGTGTGATTGCAAGTTTACTCCGCCTTGAGCCTACAACGAGTTGACGCATTGCTTTTCCTCCTTTATGACAACTTTATACCCCAGTCCACTGATGAAATGAAGACAATTGAGTAATTACAATTAAATTAATCATACAACTTAAAAAAAGAAAAATATTAAAGTAAATTAATGAGATAATCTTAAACTGTTTTACTAATCTAAGTATGATATATACCATATAACATATAAAAATAAGTAATGATGAAATAACCTTTAAATCAACAAAAATATGTAGTCCAACAGTCATAAGCCCCCATTGAACACCTAATATTAAACTCACCAATAATAGTACATTTCCAACTAATGAACAAAAAAAGACAATGTACTCTATCTGTTCAAGACTGCTCATTCTAAAGAAATATTGCGTGAACTTTTTCTGCTTTAAGTTTTGAAATTGCATCAGATAAATAATCGAATTAACAAATGCAATCGCAAAAATAACATAACTTATTAACGCAAGAGAAATATGAACAACTAATAATTCATTCATCACCGTCATACGAGAAACATCTAAATTAAATTGGTAGGGATGAAACGTGTGAATCATCATAAAAATAAAACCCAGAACATTTAAAAGGACTATCATAAAATCCGATTGTTTCATAGCTGTTAGCATAAAACTGATTGTAAGTATAAGCCATGTTAAAACACTCATACTTTCAACTATTGATGTTAACGGGAGGTAGCCCCTCCAAATAATAAAAATTGTCAAAGAGACTGTTTGGCATACCCAAACAATCCCTAAAGAATAAAAACCAAAAGTTTGAAGTCGATAATTTTTTTGAAATAAGTCTATAATAAGTGAAGCTGTACAGATTAAATAGATCAACAAAATGACTTCATGAAAACGAATTAAAAAAACTTCTTCCACAGCATCACCAACTATTAATGATCAAATCTTAAAATTTTCTGTTTCAAAATTTGACGTTTATTTTCAATTGCTTGTGCTTTGTAATCTTCTTCTACTTCTATATCAAAAATATCTTGAAATAAAGATAGTTTTAATTGGGCATCTTTGTCGCTACTAATTTCTTTTGCCATTTTGATTGGATCTTTTAACATTTGGTTGATAATACTTTTCGTGTGCTTAGATATAACTTTACGTTCACGTTCACTTAAGTGAGGTAATTTACGATCAACGCTTATCATTGTTTCTTGTTGAATGGACATTGCTTTTTCGCGTAAGGCACGTATGACTGGTACAACGCCTAACATCTGTACCCATTCATTATGTTTTTCAATTTGTGCAGGTATTTTTGAAGCAATGATTTCAGCTGCTCTTTGTCTTTCACGAATATTTGCATCAACTAGACCTTTTAAATCATCGACATCATATATGAATAAATTTGTATCTAATGTATCGATAGGCTCAATATCTCTAGGTACTGCAATATCAATCAGTACTTTTTGATTAAATGAATCGACACTACTACACATTTCTAACATCTCTTTAGATATTACAAAATGATTGGCACTAGTAGAGCTAATCACTACATCAGCATTTAGTATTTCATCTGCGAGTCGGTTAATAGGAGCCACTTTTATGTGATGCATTGTGGCTAATGTTTGTGCCTTCGAATATGTGCGATTAATTAAAGTGATGTCAGTAACCCCGGCACCTTTTAGATTCATAATCGCGCGCTCTCCCATTTCACCAGCACCTATAATAAGTGCGCTTTTTTTGTGTAATTTTCCAAACATCTTTTTCGCCAACTCAACAGCTGCATACGAAACACTTATAGCATTATCGGCAATATCTGATTCATGATGCGCTCTTTTACTAAACGTAATCGCCTGCTTAAAAAGTTCATTAAAAATGGTGCCAGTTGTCTTAGCTTCTTGCGCTGTAAAAAATGCATCACGAATTTGACCCAGAATTTGAGTTTCTCCTAAGACAATTGAA from Staphylococcus felis harbors:
- the hemA gene encoding glutamyl-tRNA reductase, with amino-acid sequence MYIIAVSVNHKTADVTVREKLSFNDQNMLRVHEALFETKSILENVILSTCNRTEVYAVVDQIHTGRYYIQRFLAREFNFEVDDIKAMSEVKVEDEAIEHLLKVTSGLDSIVLGETQILGQIRDAFFTAQEAKTTGTIFNELFKQAITFSKRAHHESDIADNAISVSYAAVELAKKMFGKLHKKSALIIGAGEMGERAIMNLKGAGVTDITLINRTYSKAQTLATMHHIKVAPINRLADEILNADVVISSTSANHFVISKEMLEMCSSVDSFNQKVLIDIAVPRDIEPIDTLDTNLFIYDVDDLKGLVDANIRERQRAAEIIASKIPAQIEKHNEWVQMLGVVPVIRALREKAMSIQQETMISVDRKLPHLSERERKVISKHTKSIINQMLKDPIKMAKEISSDKDAQLKLSLFQDIFDIEVEEDYKAQAIENKRQILKQKILRFDH
- the hemC gene encoding hydroxymethylbilane synthase; the encoded protein is MRQLVVGSRRSKLAITQTKQFIARLKEIDPTLDIKIKEIVTKGDQIVDRQLSKVGGKGLFVKEIQNELFNHSIDMAVHSLKDVPSELPKGLTLGCIPDRENPFDAYIAKNHVPLDQLPDGSVIGTSSLRRGAQILAQFPNLEIKWIRGNIDTRLKKLHEEDYDAILLAAAGLKRMGWSDDIVTSYLDADLLVPAIGQGALGIECREDDTELLNLLQKVHNPDVFECVSAERTFLKEMDGSCQVPIGGYAKKVTDDEIEFTGLIMSPDGKRRFQHTIKGSKGIELGKEVSRILKEQGAYQIIQSLNEG
- the ccsA gene encoding cytochrome c biogenesis protein CcsA, which produces MSVLTWLILTISFMLTAMKQSDFMIVLLNVLGFIFMMIHTFHPYQFNLDVSRMTVMNELLVVHISLALISYVIFAIAFVNSIIYLMQFQNLKQKKFTQYFFRMSSLEQIEYIVFFCSLVGNVLLLVSLILGVQWGLMTVGLHIFVDLKVISSLLIFICYMVYIILRLVKQFKIISLIYFNIFLFLSCMINLIVITQLSSFHQWTGV